One Micromonospora eburnea genomic region harbors:
- a CDS encoding ABC transporter permease, with amino-acid sequence MTTLSYAVRDSGTMLRRNLRHMLRYPSLTLMLAGMPVLFLLLFVYVFGGTLGNGLGGPSGGRAAYLTYVVPGILLMGVAGAANGTAISIATDMTEGIIARFRTMAIARGSVLTGHVVGSMIQTMLSLVLVVGVALLVGFRSDAGPLAWLATAGVLAMATFALTWLAVALGLVSESVETASNLPMPLTILPFLGSAFVPTESMPAGLRQFAEYQPFTPIIETLRGLLTGGPVGSNAVVATAWCAAIALVSYLWAKRLYARRTVR; translated from the coding sequence ATGACCACACTCTCGTACGCCGTCCGCGACTCGGGCACGATGCTGCGCCGCAACCTGCGACACATGCTGCGCTACCCCTCGCTGACCCTGATGCTCGCCGGCATGCCCGTGCTGTTCCTGCTGCTCTTCGTCTACGTCTTCGGCGGCACGCTGGGCAACGGCCTCGGCGGGCCGTCCGGCGGGCGGGCCGCGTACCTCACCTACGTCGTGCCCGGCATCCTGCTGATGGGCGTGGCCGGCGCGGCCAACGGCACCGCGATATCGATAGCCACCGACATGACCGAGGGGATCATCGCCCGGTTCCGCACCATGGCGATCGCCCGTGGCTCGGTGCTGACCGGTCATGTGGTCGGCAGCATGATCCAGACGATGCTCAGCCTGGTCCTGGTGGTCGGTGTCGCGCTGCTGGTCGGTTTCCGGTCCGATGCCGGCCCACTCGCCTGGCTCGCCACCGCCGGGGTGCTGGCCATGGCGACCTTCGCCCTCACCTGGCTGGCCGTGGCTCTCGGCCTGGTCAGCGAGAGCGTCGAGACGGCCAGCAACCTGCCGATGCCGCTGACGATCCTGCCGTTCCTCGGCAGCGCTTTCGTGCCCACCGAGTCGATGCCGGCCGGGCTACGCCAGTTCGCCGAGTATCAGCCGTTCACCCCGATCATCGAGACCCTGCGTGGTCTGCTGACCGGCGGCCCGGTCGGGTCGAACGCCGTGGTCGCCACCGCCTGGTGCGCCGCCATCGCGCTGGTGAGCTACCTCTGGGCGAAGCGGCTCTACGCCCGCCGGACCGTGCGCTGA
- a CDS encoding ATP-binding cassette domain-containing protein: protein MTTSPPPAIAATGLRKSYGDHVVLDGIDLAVAPGTIFALLGPNGAGKTTTVQILSTLIPADDGVARVAGHDLTREPDAVRAAIGVTGQFAAVDGLLTGTENLLLMADLHHLDRAEGRRRTRELLTRFDLVEAAGRTAATYSGGMRRRLDLAMGLIGTPRVLFLDEPTTGLDPRSRREVWQIVRDLVADGMTVFLTTQYLEEADQLADRVAVLDHGRLIAEGTPDELKRLVPGGHIALRFTDPANRAAAESLLGGVPGTDQLTLQVPGDGGVASLRVLLDRLDDASIGVESLAVHTPDLDDVFLALTNQPTKEKVPLR, encoded by the coding sequence ATGACCACCTCACCCCCGCCCGCGATCGCGGCCACCGGGCTCCGCAAGTCCTACGGCGACCACGTGGTGCTCGACGGCATCGACCTGGCCGTGGCACCGGGAACGATCTTCGCCCTGCTGGGCCCGAACGGCGCCGGCAAGACCACCACCGTGCAGATCCTGTCCACGCTCATCCCGGCCGACGACGGTGTGGCCCGGGTCGCCGGGCACGACCTGACCCGGGAGCCCGACGCGGTACGCGCGGCGATCGGCGTGACCGGCCAGTTCGCCGCCGTCGACGGACTGCTCACCGGCACGGAGAACCTGCTCCTGATGGCCGACCTGCACCACCTCGACCGGGCCGAGGGCCGGCGACGCACCCGCGAGCTGCTGACGCGCTTCGACCTCGTCGAGGCGGCCGGCAGGACCGCCGCCACCTACTCGGGCGGCATGCGCCGCCGGCTCGACCTGGCGATGGGGTTGATCGGCACGCCGCGCGTGCTCTTCCTCGACGAGCCGACCACCGGCCTCGATCCGCGCAGCCGACGCGAGGTGTGGCAGATCGTCCGCGACCTCGTCGCCGACGGGATGACCGTCTTCCTCACCACCCAGTACCTGGAGGAGGCGGACCAGCTCGCGGACCGGGTGGCCGTGCTCGACCACGGCCGGCTGATCGCCGAGGGCACCCCGGACGAACTCAAGCGCCTGGTCCCGGGCGGGCACATCGCCCTGCGGTTCACCGACCCGGCGAACCGCGCCGCGGCCGAGTCCCTGCTCGGCGGCGTCCCCGGCACCGACCAGCTCACCCTGCAGGTCCCCGGCGACGGCGGGGTCGCGTCGCTGCGGGTGTTGCTCGACCGGCTCGACGACGCCTCGATCGGCGTCGAGTCGCTCGCCGTGCACACGCCCGACCTCGACGACGTCTTCCTGGCGCTGACCAACCAGCCCACCAAGGAAAAGGTTCCGCTGCGATGA
- a CDS encoding DUF4097 family beta strand repeat-containing protein yields MPTFNTPEQIQAVVEIAVGDIRIAAGDRDTTVVEIRPTDASREADVQAAQQTRVEYADGRLVVKGPRQRTLMHKLVGDGGVFGKVGSIDVTIDLPTGSRVQGNASVGAFRCTGRLGECRLKTSAGDIQADHTGPLDLSTAAGAVEVASVAGHAEVSTGTGRIRLGEVDGGAVIKNSNGDSWVGTVGGDLRVNAANGDISVDRAKAGVTAATANGDIRIGEVRQGPVSVKTAMGQLEIGIYGGTAAFLDLHTSFGNVRNQIEPSDTPSQEERTVEVRARTSYGDIVIRRS; encoded by the coding sequence ATGCCCACCTTCAACACCCCGGAACAGATCCAGGCCGTCGTGGAGATCGCCGTCGGCGACATCCGCATCGCGGCCGGCGACCGTGACACCACGGTCGTCGAGATACGCCCGACCGACGCCAGCAGGGAGGCCGACGTCCAGGCCGCACAACAGACCCGTGTCGAGTACGCCGACGGCAGGCTGGTGGTCAAGGGGCCGCGGCAACGGACGCTGATGCACAAGCTGGTCGGCGACGGCGGCGTGTTCGGCAAGGTCGGGTCGATCGACGTGACGATCGACCTGCCGACCGGCTCGCGGGTCCAGGGCAACGCCTCGGTCGGCGCGTTCCGCTGCACCGGCCGCCTCGGCGAGTGCCGGCTGAAGACCTCCGCCGGCGACATCCAAGCCGACCACACCGGCCCGCTGGACCTCTCCACCGCCGCGGGCGCGGTGGAGGTGGCCTCCGTCGCCGGTCACGCCGAGGTGAGCACCGGAACCGGCCGGATCCGGTTGGGCGAGGTCGACGGCGGCGCGGTGATCAAGAACTCCAACGGCGACAGCTGGGTCGGCACGGTCGGCGGCGACCTGCGGGTGAACGCGGCCAACGGCGACATCTCCGTCGACCGTGCCAAGGCCGGCGTCACCGCCGCCACCGCCAACGGCGACATCCGGATCGGAGAGGTCCGCCAGGGGCCGGTCTCGGTGAAGACCGCGATGGGCCAGCTCGAGATCGGCATCTACGGCGGCACCGCGGCCTTCCTGGACCTGCACACCTCCTTCGGCAACGTACGCAACCAGATCGAGCCCTCCGACACCCCGTCACAGGAGGAACGGACCGTCGAGGTCCGGGCCCGCACCTCGTACGGCGACATTGTCATCCGGCGCAGCTGA